In the genome of Chryseobacterium oryzae, one region contains:
- the uvrA gene encoding excinuclease ABC subunit UvrA, whose translation MSKSTEYIEVYGAREHNLKNINVKIPRNELVVITGLSGSGKSSLAFDTIFAEGQRRYIETFSAYARQFLGGLERPDVDKIEGLSPVIAIEQKTTNKNPRSTVGTVTELYDFLRLLFARVSDAYSQTTGKKLVSYTEEQILETIKENYKGEKIMLMAPVVRSRKGHYHELFVQMAKKGYGQARIDGELQDIEYDLKLDRYKTHDIDIVIDRWIIGESASEARMEKSLRTAMEMGEGLIGIQKLGSSDIEYFSKNLMDAETGHSLALPEPNTFSFNSPKGSCPNCKGLGTIKKINSDYFVENDKLSINQGGLLPLEDIKSNKYILSQIKNILEIFGLDLTTSFKDIPKEALDYIYNGCHKEFNKDLKYAGITKKIKISFDGLIPFMEEMIEERESYEAILLERHFTTEETCPECKGTRLQPGSLSFKIDGKNIAEINALSLSDLKEWLADVKHKFSEKNAIIAHEILKEIETRLQFLLDVGLDYLSLSRSSKTLSGGESQRIRLATQIGSQLVNVLYILDEPSIGLHQRDNERLINSLKNLRDIGNSVLVVEHDKDMILEADEVLDVGPRAGKFGGEILWQGKPKDLVNADTITAQYINGKRKIEIPAERRKGNGKNIVLKGATGNNLKNVTLDIPLGKLVVVSGISGSGKSSLINGTLYPILNKHFYRAVQEPLPYKKIEGLENIDKIVDVDQTPIGRTPRSNPATYTGMFTDIRNLFAELPESKIRGYKPGRFSFNVKGGRCETCQGGGLKVIEMNFLPDVYVHCETCNGKRFNRETLEVRYKGKSISDVLEMTIDEAVDFFQPIPKIFAKVKTLNDVGLGYITLGQQSTTLSGGEAQRIKLATELSKRQTGNTLYILDEPTTGLHFEDVKILMDAINQLVDLGNSFIIIEHNMDVIKMADYIIDVGPEGGKHGGQIVAQGTPEEIIKSKKSLTGKFLKKEF comes from the coding sequence ATGAGTAAATCAACAGAATATATAGAAGTTTACGGTGCCCGTGAACATAATCTTAAAAACATCAATGTAAAAATTCCGAGAAACGAACTGGTAGTAATTACCGGGCTTTCTGGTAGCGGAAAATCTTCACTTGCGTTCGATACTATTTTTGCTGAAGGACAGAGAAGATACATAGAAACTTTTTCTGCCTATGCAAGACAGTTTTTAGGAGGTTTAGAACGTCCGGATGTCGATAAAATTGAAGGATTATCTCCTGTAATTGCTATTGAGCAAAAAACGACCAATAAAAATCCTCGTTCTACGGTAGGAACTGTTACCGAACTGTATGATTTTCTCCGTTTGCTGTTTGCAAGAGTTTCTGATGCCTATTCTCAAACAACTGGAAAAAAACTGGTAAGCTATACCGAAGAACAGATTCTCGAAACCATTAAAGAAAATTATAAGGGTGAAAAAATCATGCTGATGGCACCTGTTGTTCGGTCTAGAAAAGGACATTACCATGAACTTTTTGTACAAATGGCTAAAAAAGGATACGGACAAGCCAGAATTGATGGTGAATTGCAGGATATTGAATATGATTTAAAGCTAGACCGCTACAAAACTCACGATATCGATATTGTAATCGACCGCTGGATTATTGGAGAAAGTGCTTCCGAAGCAAGAATGGAAAAGTCTTTGCGTACAGCCATGGAAATGGGAGAGGGTTTAATTGGAATTCAGAAATTAGGAAGCAGCGATATCGAATATTTTTCTAAAAATTTAATGGATGCAGAAACAGGTCATTCATTGGCATTACCTGAACCTAATACTTTCTCTTTCAACTCTCCGAAAGGAAGCTGCCCGAATTGTAAAGGTTTAGGAACTATCAAGAAAATAAATTCAGATTATTTTGTTGAAAATGATAAATTATCGATTAACCAAGGTGGTTTATTGCCTCTTGAAGATATAAAATCTAATAAATACATTCTTTCTCAAATTAAAAATATTCTGGAGATTTTTGGCCTAGATTTAACTACGTCTTTCAAAGATATTCCTAAAGAAGCTTTAGATTATATTTACAATGGCTGTCATAAAGAGTTTAATAAAGACTTGAAATATGCCGGAATTACAAAAAAAATAAAAATTAGTTTTGACGGTCTTATTCCATTTATGGAAGAAATGATTGAAGAAAGAGAGTCTTACGAAGCTATTTTACTGGAAAGACATTTTACTACCGAAGAAACTTGCCCTGAATGTAAAGGAACACGACTTCAACCTGGAAGTCTAAGTTTTAAAATCGATGGTAAAAACATTGCTGAAATTAATGCATTAAGTTTATCTGATCTAAAAGAATGGTTAGCGGATGTTAAACATAAGTTTTCAGAAAAAAATGCCATCATAGCTCATGAAATTTTAAAGGAAATTGAAACCAGACTTCAGTTTTTATTAGATGTCGGTTTAGATTATTTAAGTCTAAGCAGAAGCTCTAAAACACTTTCGGGAGGAGAATCTCAGAGAATTCGACTAGCTACTCAGATTGGTTCTCAACTTGTGAATGTTTTGTATATTTTGGATGAACCCAGTATCGGGCTTCATCAAAGAGATAATGAAAGATTGATTAATTCATTAAAAAATCTCCGCGATATAGGAAATTCTGTGTTGGTTGTGGAACATGATAAAGACATGATTTTGGAAGCCGATGAAGTTTTGGATGTAGGTCCAAGAGCCGGAAAATTTGGAGGTGAGATTCTGTGGCAGGGGAAACCGAAAGATTTAGTGAATGCAGATACGATTACAGCCCAATATATCAACGGAAAGAGAAAAATAGAAATTCCTGCTGAAAGACGTAAAGGAAACGGCAAAAATATCGTTCTAAAAGGTGCAACAGGAAATAATTTGAAAAATGTTACTCTCGATATTCCTTTAGGAAAATTGGTTGTAGTATCCGGTATTTCAGGAAGTGGGAAATCTTCATTAATTAATGGTACGTTATATCCTATTCTGAACAAGCATTTTTACAGAGCTGTTCAGGAACCTTTACCTTACAAGAAAATTGAAGGCCTTGAAAATATCGACAAAATTGTAGATGTAGACCAAACTCCTATCGGAAGAACCCCAAGATCTAATCCTGCAACTTATACAGGAATGTTTACAGACATAAGAAATCTATTTGCTGAATTACCAGAATCTAAAATTCGAGGATACAAGCCCGGAAGGTTTTCTTTTAACGTAAAAGGTGGAAGATGCGAAACTTGTCAGGGTGGAGGTCTTAAAGTTATTGAAATGAATTTTTTACCAGATGTTTATGTTCATTGTGAAACCTGTAATGGAAAACGTTTTAACAGAGAAACACTGGAGGTAAGATATAAAGGAAAATCTATTTCGGATGTTTTGGAAATGACAATAGATGAAGCAGTTGATTTCTTTCAGCCCATTCCGAAAATTTTTGCAAAGGTTAAAACTTTAAACGATGTTGGTTTAGGATATATAACTTTAGGTCAGCAATCTACAACGCTTTCTGGAGGAGAAGCCCAACGCATAAAACTGGCAACTGAACTTTCTAAAAGACAGACCGGAAATACGCTTTATATTTTAGATGAACCCACAACTGGACTTCATTTTGAAGATGTAAAAATACTTATGGATGCTATCAATCAGTTGGTAGATTTAGGGAATTCATTTATTATTATTGAACACAATATGGACGTAATAAAAATGGCAGATTATATCATAGACGTAGGACCTGAAGGCGGTAAACATGGCGGACAAATCGTGGCTCAGGGAACTCCCGAAGAAATAATAAAGTCTAAAAAAAGCCTTACCGGAAAATTCCTGAAAAAAGAATTTTAG
- a CDS encoding branched-chain amino acid aminotransferase produces MIIQKTENSRISTFDPNNFSFGNTFIDHMIICEYENGKWGEVKLVPYGPLPFTPAMMGVNYGQACFEGMKAYKDKDGQVFLFRPEKNFERINKSAKRLAMPEVTEEMFIEGLKALVDVDRAWIPQGEGMSLYIRPLIFATEEALKARVANKYMFAIVATPAKMYYTEPVSVKISDHYSRAANGGVGSAKAAGNYAASFYPTQLAIEEGYEQIIWTDDATHEYFEESGTMNVFVRINDTIFTPPTSEKILDGVTRDSFIQLAKKRGIEVKIEPVKVKEVIEAQKNGTLKEVWGVGTAVVTTVFQALGYNGEKLELPRLSDEESYAVTLKNDLVNLQTNLSDDSFGWRVLVNHVMETV; encoded by the coding sequence ATGATAATTCAAAAAACTGAAAACTCCAGAATTTCTACTTTCGATCCTAACAACTTTTCTTTTGGAAATACTTTCATCGATCACATGATCATCTGCGAGTACGAAAACGGAAAATGGGGAGAAGTAAAATTGGTTCCTTACGGTCCTCTACCATTTACACCAGCCATGATGGGAGTAAATTACGGACAAGCGTGTTTTGAAGGTATGAAAGCCTACAAAGACAAAGATGGACAGGTTTTCCTTTTCAGGCCTGAAAAGAATTTTGAACGTATCAACAAATCTGCTAAGCGTCTTGCAATGCCTGAAGTTACAGAAGAAATGTTTATTGAAGGGTTAAAAGCTTTAGTAGATGTAGATAGAGCTTGGATTCCGCAAGGTGAAGGAATGTCTTTATACATAAGACCTTTAATTTTCGCAACTGAAGAAGCTTTAAAAGCCAGAGTAGCCAACAAATATATGTTTGCAATTGTTGCAACACCAGCAAAAATGTATTACACAGAACCAGTTTCTGTGAAAATTTCTGATCATTATTCTAGAGCGGCAAACGGTGGAGTAGGATCTGCAAAAGCAGCAGGGAACTATGCGGCATCTTTTTACCCAACACAATTGGCAATAGAAGAAGGTTATGAGCAAATTATCTGGACAGATGATGCTACACACGAATATTTTGAGGAAAGTGGAACTATGAACGTTTTTGTAAGAATTAACGATACAATTTTTACGCCTCCGACTTCTGAGAAAATTCTTGATGGTGTTACAAGAGACAGTTTCATTCAGCTTGCTAAAAAAAGAGGAATAGAAGTGAAAATTGAGCCAGTAAAAGTAAAAGAAGTTATTGAAGCTCAAAAAAATGGAACCCTGAAAGAAGTTTGGGGAGTAGGAACTGCTGTTGTTACAACTGTTTTCCAAGCTTTAGGATACAATGGAGAAAAGTTAGAATTGCCAAGATTGTCCGATGAAGAAAGCTATGCAGTAACACTTAAAAACGATTTGGTGAATTTACAGACCAATCTTTCTGATGATTCTTTTGGATGGAGAGTCCTTGTAAACCATGTTATGGAAACTGTTTAA
- the mnmD gene encoding tRNA (5-methylaminomethyl-2-thiouridine)(34)-methyltransferase MnmD yields the protein MKREIKTTNDGSKTLFINELNENYHSHHGALQEAKHVFIKNGLNLVYDYEINILELGFGTGLNVLVTIDEYLKTDKNHIINYFSLEKYPINESEIEDLAYFELFDNAELKNIYQKIHHSEWEKNIEITEGFNLKKINCDFFDLANIELPAINLVYFDCFGARVQPDLWEKPLFEMVADKMTQNGLLTTYSSKGSVRRILQDLNFKVEKKDGPPGKREMINAIKL from the coding sequence TTGAAAAGAGAGATTAAAACCACCAATGATGGCAGTAAAACATTGTTTATAAATGAGTTAAATGAAAACTATCATTCTCATCACGGTGCATTACAAGAGGCAAAACATGTGTTTATTAAAAACGGATTAAATTTAGTTTATGATTATGAAATCAACATTTTAGAACTCGGTTTTGGAACAGGTTTGAATGTTTTAGTAACAATTGATGAATATTTAAAAACTGACAAAAATCATATCATAAATTATTTTTCTCTTGAAAAGTATCCCATAAATGAATCTGAAATAGAAGATTTGGCATATTTTGAATTATTTGATAACGCAGAATTAAAGAATATTTATCAGAAAATTCATCATAGTGAATGGGAAAAAAATATTGAAATTACCGAAGGCTTCAACCTGAAGAAAATTAATTGTGACTTTTTCGATCTTGCAAATATTGAATTACCCGCAATTAACCTTGTTTACTTCGACTGTTTCGGAGCTCGAGTCCAGCCAGATTTATGGGAAAAACCTCTTTTCGAAATGGTTGCAGATAAAATGACGCAAAACGGATTGTTAACAACTTATTCATCTAAAGGAAGTGTGAGAAGAATTTTACAGGACCTCAATTTTAAAGTTGAGAAAAAAGATGGGCCTCCTGGTAAAAGAGAAATGATTAATGCGATTAAGCTTTAA
- a CDS encoding NUDIX domain-containing protein, with amino-acid sequence MINSFNIRVYACVVKDKKVLTLFEEYAGEPLMKFPGGGLEFGEGLKECLKREFTEELNVDIEIVEHFYTQEDFLVSRFRDNEQLLTIYYLVNIVNEEDFIILDPCIEKAEWLSIDQPENPFSLPIDRIVFNKLKQKFL; translated from the coding sequence ATGATTAACAGTTTCAACATTAGAGTGTATGCTTGCGTAGTTAAAGATAAAAAAGTTCTTACGCTTTTTGAAGAGTATGCAGGAGAACCATTAATGAAATTTCCTGGTGGCGGTTTGGAATTTGGAGAAGGATTGAAAGAATGTCTTAAAAGAGAATTTACAGAGGAACTGAATGTAGATATTGAAATTGTAGAACACTTTTATACTCAGGAAGATTTTTTAGTTTCACGATTTCGAGATAACGAGCAACTGCTTACGATATATTACTTAGTTAATATTGTGAACGAAGAAGATTTCATTATTCTTGATCCTTGCATAGAAAAAGCAGAATGGCTATCCATAGACCAGCCCGAAAACCCGTTTTCATTGCCAATTGATAGAATAGTTTTTAATAAGCTGAAACAAAAATTCCTGTAG
- a CDS encoding DUF4294 domain-containing protein — MKFHKIICLFLMFLGAHFFGQKDSVITKSLDQYPQDQLQKDEFGNKYYYDERQKAKIYEINGETVVVMDELTLLNKPRFNNQLDKNYYYFLNKKLYRVYPLFLTALQQYRDINIEMSNMDSAAKRKYVRDRQNMLADQYEKQLKDLTTTEGQVFAKLMNRATGKNVFEIIKELRGGWSAFWWNLKGKMADIDLKDQYNPHKNRTDEFLESLLQSNWNSGYLEPYPGAKDFKVSR; from the coding sequence ATGAAATTTCATAAAATTATCTGCCTTTTTCTCATGTTTTTAGGTGCGCACTTCTTCGGGCAGAAAGATTCTGTGATTACTAAGTCTTTAGATCAGTATCCTCAAGATCAGCTTCAGAAAGACGAATTTGGAAACAAATATTATTATGATGAAAGACAAAAAGCAAAAATCTACGAAATAAATGGGGAAACCGTAGTGGTAATGGATGAGCTTACGTTGCTCAATAAACCGAGATTTAACAATCAGTTGGATAAAAATTACTATTATTTTCTGAATAAAAAATTATATCGTGTATATCCGCTTTTTTTAACAGCATTACAACAATACAGGGATATTAATATTGAAATGAGCAATATGGACTCTGCGGCAAAACGCAAATACGTAAGAGACCGACAAAATATGCTTGCAGATCAGTACGAAAAACAGTTAAAAGATCTTACTACTACTGAAGGGCAGGTTTTTGCAAAATTGATGAATCGTGCTACCGGAAAAAATGTTTTTGAAATTATTAAAGAATTGCGTGGCGGATGGAGTGCTTTTTGGTGGAATTTAAAAGGGAAAATGGCAGATATAGATCTGAAAGACCAATATAATCCACATAAAAACAGAACAGATGAATTTTTAGAGTCTTTACTTCAGTCGAACTGGAATTCTGGTTATTTAGAACCATATCCGGGAGCAAAAGATTTTAAAGTTTCGAGATAA
- the chrP gene encoding chryseobasin maturation metalloprotease ChrP, translated as MKFEKKSMKFLEKYLNTSSPTGYEHEGQKIWMDYITPYVDKVEVDHYGTCYGIINPEAEFKVVIEAHADEISWYVNYITDDGLIYVIRNGGSDQTIAPSKTVSIHGEKGIVKGVFGWPAIHTRSNNQNEPTPKIENIFIDCGATSKKEVEELGIFVGCMITYPDEFFEMNDRYFVCRALDNRIGGFMIAEVARLLKENKKSIPFGLYITNSVQEEVGLYGADMIADTIKPNIAIVTDVTHDTTTPMIEKKKEGDQKCGNGPVVFFAPSVHHKVRELIIETAKNKKIPYQRAAASRATGTDTDAFAHSNGGVPSALISLPLRYMHTTVEMVSKEDVSNVIKLIYETLLKITPEMKLKYH; from the coding sequence ATGAAATTTGAAAAGAAATCGATGAAATTCCTGGAAAAATACCTTAATACATCATCTCCAACAGGTTATGAACACGAAGGGCAAAAAATCTGGATGGATTACATCACTCCATACGTAGACAAAGTAGAAGTAGATCATTATGGTACCTGCTACGGAATCATCAATCCCGAAGCCGAGTTTAAAGTAGTTATAGAAGCCCATGCTGATGAAATTTCTTGGTATGTAAATTATATTACCGATGATGGATTAATTTATGTCATTAGAAACGGTGGATCAGATCAAACGATTGCACCTTCAAAAACGGTAAGTATTCATGGTGAAAAAGGCATTGTAAAAGGTGTTTTCGGATGGCCGGCGATTCATACAAGAAGCAATAATCAGAATGAACCTACTCCAAAAATCGAAAACATATTTATAGATTGCGGCGCTACATCCAAAAAAGAAGTTGAAGAGCTTGGAATTTTCGTAGGATGTATGATTACCTATCCGGACGAATTTTTTGAAATGAATGACCGATATTTTGTGTGCAGAGCTTTAGATAACAGAATCGGAGGATTTATGATTGCCGAAGTTGCAAGACTTTTAAAAGAAAACAAAAAATCTATTCCGTTCGGTCTTTATATAACCAATTCTGTACAGGAAGAAGTGGGCTTATACGGAGCAGATATGATTGCCGATACCATTAAACCCAATATTGCTATTGTTACAGACGTTACCCACGATACCACAACTCCAATGATTGAGAAAAAGAAAGAAGGAGACCAAAAATGTGGCAACGGACCGGTAGTTTTCTTTGCCCCAAGTGTACATCATAAAGTTCGGGAACTTATTATAGAAACTGCAAAAAACAAAAAAATACCTTATCAACGTGCTGCAGCGAGCAGAGCAACAGGAACAGATACCGATGCTTTTGCTCATTCTAACGGTGGCGTTCCAAGTGCTTTGATTTCCTTACCTTTGCGATATATGCATACAACGGTAGAGATGGTTTCTAAAGAAGATGTTTCTAATGTTATAAAACTTATCTATGAAACACTTCTGAAAATTACTCCGGAAATGAAATTAAAGTATCATTAA
- the rpe gene encoding ribulose-phosphate 3-epimerase — MKTKLIAPSLLAADFGNLQRDIEMVNNSQADWLHIDIMDGRFVPNISYGFPVMKTVQQHSKKFVDVHLMIVEPDQYVDEFIDHGADLISVHYEACTHLHRTIHHIQSRGIKAGVVLNPSTPVLMLEDIIADVDLVLLMSVNPGFGGQKFIENTYKKIAETKDLILSNNSTALIEVDGGVNLENAAKLFEAGADVLVAGNAVFSAESPERTIELMKV; from the coding sequence ATGAAAACAAAGCTAATTGCTCCTTCCCTTTTGGCTGCAGATTTTGGGAATCTGCAAAGAGATATTGAAATGGTTAACAACTCTCAGGCAGATTGGTTGCATATCGATATAATGGATGGAAGATTCGTCCCTAATATTTCTTATGGTTTCCCCGTAATGAAAACTGTACAGCAACACAGCAAGAAATTTGTAGATGTACATCTCATGATTGTAGAGCCCGATCAATACGTAGATGAATTCATAGATCATGGAGCTGACCTTATTTCTGTACATTATGAAGCTTGCACTCATCTACACAGAACTATTCATCATATCCAAAGTAGAGGTATAAAAGCGGGCGTAGTTCTTAACCCTTCTACTCCTGTCTTAATGTTAGAAGATATTATTGCTGATGTTGATTTGGTTCTCTTAATGAGTGTAAACCCCGGATTTGGCGGGCAAAAATTCATAGAAAATACCTACAAAAAAATTGCAGAAACCAAAGATCTTATTTTAAGCAATAACTCTACAGCACTTATTGAAGTTGACGGAGGTGTAAACTTGGAAAATGCAGCAAAACTTTTCGAAGCCGGTGCAGATGTTCTTGTTGCAGGAAATGCGGTCTTCTCCGCAGAATCTCCTGAACGTACCATCGAACTTATGAAGGTTTAA